The region TTTGAGGGGAGATTTTATTTGAATTCCAATAGAGAGAATGCGTTCCAAGAACATAAAGAGAAAAGAGAGTAATAAAAAGGGATGGGCTCCATCTTCTTTTTTGAATTTCTCCAATCTTTGAATTTTGTTTTTTTTCAAGGTTTTGACTGTCTCAACCAATCGGTAAGCTCCATCAGGGTAAAACGAGACATTATCATAGGATCCGTTATACCTCTCTGCCATTGCTTCCAACAGTTCCCGATTCAATTTGGAAACTATCACATTGTCTCCGTAAGGTGAGTCGACAAGATTTGAGTCGTATGTTACAAATCCACCTTTTCCGGAATTTGGTTCTCTAAATTCGATAGGACCTCCTTCCTCTGTTCCGATTCCCCAAACCATGACCTCACCTTCGATATTTGGTAATGTTTGTTTTTCATGATCTTCACCATCAGTCACTATCACTGTGATGGTCGATTGGAAGCTCTGGTTTTTTTTACGCACCTTCCCTACTCGCTCTAATGCCACAGCTAGATTGGTTCCTTTTGTCCCTACCATTTCAACACTTAGTGATTGTATATAGTCGGAAACAGCGGAAAGATCAGATGTCATTGGACAAAATGAAAATGATTGTCCTGCAAAAACAATGATTCCAATTCGATTCCCTTTTAAATCAGGTAAAAGTCGTAAACTTAGATCTTGAAATCTTTTAAGTCGATTTGGTTTAACGTCAGTTGCATACATCGATAGACTCACATCGACCACGAATAAAATGTCCGTAGATTCGAATTCTTTCGTCGCTTCAACGTCAATTGGTTTTACTTTATAAAGGGAGAGTGCCGCAAAAATCAGAGCTAACAGAAAACATATGGATCTAATCAGTAGCAGAATGGAATTCGCAAGAGAAAGTCTTCCTTTGATAGAAACATTTTCTTTGGTAAACTGTTTTGCTTTAAAATTAACAAACAACTTAATACCAGAAATGAAAATACCAAGCAAAAGAGTGATAAAGCCAAAGTATATAATTGAATTCGTTTCCATCAGATTTTCTCTTTTAAAGGATAGATTTTGAGTGATAGATGGAGGAAAAGAAAAAGGAAGAAAATAAATACATAACTTGGGAATTGAGTTTCATGAATTTCAAGCGGCTTTGAGGGTAAAGAAGTAACTTCCAGACGATTGATTTCATTCAATACTTCCTCTAATACTTCAGGTGATTCAGCTCTAAAAAATTTTCCATTCGTGTTGGAAGAAATTTTAAGCAAAGAATCATAATTTACCTCGTATTGCCCTTCTTCTTTTCCAATGCCAATGCAGTAAACCTTGATACCTAGTG is a window of Leptospira sp. WS60.C2 DNA encoding:
- a CDS encoding VWA domain-containing protein produces the protein METNSIIYFGFITLLLGIFISGIKLFVNFKAKQFTKENVSIKGRLSLANSILLLIRSICFLLALIFAALSLYKVKPIDVEATKEFESTDILFVVDVSLSMYATDVKPNRLKRFQDLSLRLLPDLKGNRIGIIVFAGQSFSFCPMTSDLSAVSDYIQSLSVEMVGTKGTNLAVALERVGKVRKKNQSFQSTITVIVTDGEDHEKQTLPNIEGEVMVWGIGTEEGGPIEFREPNSGKGGFVTYDSNLVDSPYGDNVIVSKLNRELLEAMAERYNGSYDNVSFYPDGAYRLVETVKTLKKNKIQRLEKFKKEDGAHPFLLLSFLFMFLERILSIGIQIKSPLKALLLFFTLLIYQNTLEAWELDPGGNAIQRGTKSYYEKNYKESEKEFSTAKEYIQDDPRLLYNESANAYQLGKYKEAKELSDKILSHPKADQDLKSKAHMTFGNIYSKLGERENALKSYMESLKQNPNQISAKKNIEHLTKKQRSNQNKGESQGQGGNQNENPPSSQNKKEEKGNPRQSQSEIDRIFEPFSQDSILKNKRGGSLDNEKFW